One window from the genome of Methanoculleus sp. 7T encodes:
- a CDS encoding HAD family hydrolase: MQATLGTRHRKVEAVVCDMDNTLFDLVGAKREACRCVVDYLGTGDPEALFSRFLNGTYGFEDHRNIRDFLEGLGVYRPRTFEVCCRTYEDVKLDLVEPYPGVEETLRCLQDAGVRLAVATDAESFQAHRRLEKTGLIDFFEVVVTPEVSGKRKPEPDSLLYALRGLDAAPEEAMMVGDSPRRDIAPGRQLGMVTAFAAYGDWRRSRTADVAADIVLEEFGELLGHVGILGR, from the coding sequence ATGCAGGCAACTCTCGGCACTCGGCATCGAAAGGTAGAGGCGGTCGTCTGCGATATGGACAACACCCTCTTCGACCTCGTGGGAGCGAAGCGGGAGGCGTGCCGGTGCGTCGTCGACTACCTCGGGACCGGAGACCCTGAGGCGCTCTTTTCGCGGTTCCTCAACGGGACCTACGGGTTTGAGGATCACAGGAACATACGCGACTTCCTTGAGGGTCTCGGGGTATACCGGCCCCGGACGTTCGAGGTCTGCTGCCGCACCTACGAAGACGTGAAACTCGACCTCGTCGAGCCCTATCCGGGCGTGGAGGAGACGCTCCGGTGCCTGCAGGACGCCGGGGTCCGGCTTGCGGTCGCCACCGACGCGGAGTCGTTCCAGGCGCATCGGCGGCTTGAGAAGACCGGGCTCATCGACTTCTTCGAGGTCGTGGTGACCCCGGAGGTCTCGGGAAAACGAAAACCCGAGCCGGACTCCCTCCTCTATGCCCTCCGAGGGCTCGATGCGGCGCCGGAGGAGGCGATGATGGTGGGCGACAGCCCGAGGCGGGATATCGCACCCGGACGGCAGCTCGGCATGGTGACCGCCTTTGCCGCCTACGGCGACTGGCGCCGGAGCAGGACGGCCGATGTCGCGGCCGACATCGTCCTTGAGGAGTTCGGCGAGCTCCTGGGCCACGTGGGCATCCTGGGCCGGTAG
- a CDS encoding PIN domain-containing protein yields the protein MRDAIVRESELQILLNSLDEVHVSYPLYEGDLLVARPEGIGFSLELPASRETFQDWLSGYEPIAEELPSYSDFQECMLASGIVGYVNQAAFDTMLTSYGQLKKAVFFGLDTNLFYHCFASNHPGIGHSSYLIVETVRDEITYAINRKYPAKMIGEMAACAPGYRDFIGELENKRMKRSRKAAYLALKEYRSIRDRATEIPSPGPHTHLSEENDRNIVQALRKFEEERYALPVLLTADIYMADLCVAEGLEYFYFDRPYTMEATACTAPAFRRLLFNLAAVFGFIRCNGVAVFGEYGGKGNDLDELKVRFRDDEHYRDFSRELAICRQLSALGIER from the coding sequence GTGAGAGACGCAATCGTCAGGGAGAGCGAGTTGCAGATCCTCCTCAACAGCCTCGATGAGGTCCACGTCTCGTACCCGCTCTATGAGGGGGACCTCCTGGTAGCACGCCCCGAAGGGATCGGTTTTTCGCTTGAACTTCCTGCATCCCGGGAGACCTTCCAAGACTGGCTCTCCGGGTACGAGCCGATTGCCGAGGAACTCCCTTCCTACTCCGACTTTCAAGAATGCATGCTCGCAAGCGGCATCGTCGGCTACGTGAACCAGGCCGCCTTCGATACGATGCTCACGTCCTACGGGCAACTGAAGAAGGCCGTCTTCTTCGGGTTGGACACGAACCTCTTCTACCACTGCTTTGCATCGAACCACCCGGGAATCGGCCACTCTTCCTACCTGATCGTCGAGACCGTCCGGGACGAGATCACGTATGCCATCAACCGCAAGTATCCCGCAAAGATGATAGGCGAGATGGCGGCGTGTGCGCCCGGCTACCGGGATTTCATCGGGGAACTCGAGAACAAGCGGATGAAGCGGTCCCGGAAAGCGGCATACCTTGCCCTGAAAGAGTACCGCTCTATCCGGGACCGGGCGACGGAGATACCGTCGCCCGGCCCGCACACGCACCTCTCGGAGGAGAACGACCGCAACATCGTCCAAGCGCTCCGGAAGTTCGAGGAGGAGCGGTATGCCCTCCCGGTCCTCCTGACCGCAGACATCTACATGGCGGACCTCTGCGTTGCCGAAGGGCTCGAGTACTTCTACTTTGACCGCCCATATACTATGGAAGCAACAGCATGCACGGCGCCTGCGTTCCGGCGGCTGCTCTTCAATCTGGCCGCCGTCTTCGGGTTCATCCGGTGCAACGGCGTCGCGGTCTTCGGGGAGTACGGAGGGAAGGGCAACGACCTCGACGAACTGAAGGTGCGCTTTCGGGACGATGAGCATTACCGTGATTTTTCAAGAGAACTAGCAATATGCAGGCAACTCTCGGCACTCGGCATCGAAAGGTAG
- a CDS encoding helix-turn-helix domain-containing protein → METRKVRLRTPADTWGLVDPDQQRKARRDAIDDGDLIEITRMGREIGITFPLAVSARAAQSMVPFPNIPQETVTENLWDTLHAFRDKATTTTAEEFEFQASLYQNGLVPTLTFKATVSPGDDGEPVITIMMPDEDWETIGCGGHHNACDTMLTVDDVASALNFTPGRIREFIREERIPAVKCGGSWRIKRSELERLMNEGF, encoded by the coding sequence ATGGAGACCAGAAAAGTAAGATTGCGAACACCGGCCGATACCTGGGGGTTGGTGGACCCGGACCAGCAGAGGAAGGCACGCCGGGATGCTATCGATGATGGAGATCTGATCGAGATCACTCGGATGGGAAGGGAGATCGGCATCACCTTTCCCCTTGCGGTCTCGGCACGGGCGGCGCAGAGCATGGTGCCGTTCCCGAACATCCCTCAGGAAACCGTGACGGAGAACTTATGGGATACCCTTCATGCCTTCAGAGACAAAGCCACTACGACGACTGCAGAGGAGTTCGAGTTCCAGGCAAGCCTCTACCAGAACGGCCTCGTCCCCACACTCACCTTCAAGGCCACCGTCTCCCCCGGGGACGACGGCGAGCCGGTCATCACCATCATGATGCCGGACGAGGACTGGGAGACGATCGGGTGTGGCGGCCACCACAATGCGTGCGACACGATGCTCACCGTCGACGACGTGGCGTCAGCCCTGAACTTCACCCCCGGCCGGATCCGGGAGTTCATCAGGGAGGAGCGGATCCCGGCGGTCAAGTGCGGGGGGTCGTGGCGGATCAAGCGCTCGGAGCTCGAACGGCTCATGAATGAAGGGTTCTGA
- a CDS encoding HEAT repeat domain-containing protein, whose amino-acid sequence MVGIDDAATEQADGAGGCAPEPDSGRAPFGTPYASACAGCGVACLVILLLCAGAAGMQVSLTHETLCPIVGLLGLFGPDGSSFLRHWIRKSTKGRDNEENPRNLDPDPEAAALSLRAPREEAPTTAPPNERVRADGETDVLERLEKIPEAFLRFEELVSPDGASAGLSSHEPKNPPDSEPVKAETLPDLPFPGSPNESAFDEPDELSELLLDDLSLPQPEPLTDEELMELLGFDDEDDKQPIEAAGCDTDSCEPADSTISAPAEEAIPYEDLSVESLIDGLGGDDAEARDRAASAIAERGTDAVPPLIEALALADDGKRWCVAETLAAIGEDSIPALIAALGDSEAQAGAAATLVRIGGPAVSPLIAVLAGGDGEVQFGARYALREIGDEAVPLLVEALDAPDGGIRSSAAEILRELEWRPPNDAAAIRYLIASEAWLDVAEYGEAAINPLISILRSPDKEAWWNAARTLGEIGEPAVDPLVDLLHRADGKVRSLTAMALAEIGLPAADPLIGVLSEPSLRGTAAAALVKIGEPAAEACIQALYKTDGDAQEALREVLSALGEAAVPPLIQALTADRSKVRSCVADILDEMGWEPWGDAERAWYLIAREQWMELALMGTPAVGPLIRTLNSDDDRVRGEAAETLGEIGDPAAVGPLVDALADDAVAPAAADALVAIGEPAVAPTLELLDGERGAARENAVEVLGRIGAPEAVPAIAELVRSGGDRLHRKAVDALIGIGAPAIEALIPLLSEDGDGHAGAVAALTGIGDAACRALVEALGDENARIRMGAAMVLERIGWAPAGEEEQAAYLIALQRWPDIVGLGASAVDFLAARLGDPDEGVQAGVAESLARLGAPAVPPLIRMLGEESLCEPAADTLVRIGEAAVDPLVRALKERKLCRAAAEALVRVGRPAAVALVPTLGRPETGEVAAEVLTAMGEPAVEPLVEALGNGDALVRQRAGDVLIGLGDAAVGPLVGALGHPDDALRLGAINTLTRAGRPIVDDLKGALLDERYRVRLGAAEVLGRIGWVPETEGETVGYLIAKEQWASIAEIGPGAVEPLIRALDDPDSAIQMGAARALGMIGAPAVAELIDALRDEQDGGQRKAVEALKMVGEPAVVPLIDALQDRDWHIRLGAARALVAIGDAAVEPLVRALRSGPPAIQMGVAAALGKIGSPAAVEPLVDTLLHEDWRVGRVVVRALGMMGEAAVEPLLCVLREGNDAARKGAVAALVLIGEPAERLLPGALADEHFRARAGAADALDRLGWSPESGEETAIYLIAKERWSDLIRMGPLAVEPLVRVLKDRDDSIRRRATKILGELRDPRAVLPFMDLLHDDYYSIRREAAAALVTIGAPAMDPVMSALGDPDGDVRKRAADVLAEIGDARAIAALEGILDDEDWYVRRSAEDAVKRIREREKSAV is encoded by the coding sequence ATGGTCGGAATCGATGATGCGGCGACGGAACAGGCAGATGGTGCCGGCGGGTGCGCGCCCGAACCTGATAGCGGTCGTGCACCTTTCGGGACGCCGTACGCCTCGGCATGTGCAGGCTGCGGGGTGGCATGCCTCGTTATCCTCCTGCTCTGTGCAGGGGCGGCAGGCATGCAGGTATCTCTGACACATGAGACCCTGTGCCCCATCGTAGGCCTCCTCGGGCTCTTCGGGCCGGATGGGTCTTCTTTTCTCAGGCACTGGATACGGAAGAGCACCAAAGGGCGCGATAACGAAGAGAACCCCCGGAACCTAGACCCGGACCCGGAAGCCGCCGCCCTGAGTTTGCGTGCGCCACGGGAGGAAGCGCCCACAACGGCACCCCCGAACGAGCGCGTCCGGGCCGACGGAGAGACCGACGTGCTTGAGAGGCTAGAGAAGATCCCCGAGGCTTTCCTGCGGTTCGAAGAACTCGTCTCCCCGGACGGGGCAAGTGCTGGCCTCTCCTCCCACGAACCCAAGAACCCCCCGGACAGCGAACCGGTGAAGGCGGAGACGCTCCCCGACCTTCCTTTCCCAGGCAGCCCGAACGAGAGTGCGTTCGACGAACCGGACGAACTCTCCGAACTCCTCCTAGACGACCTCTCCCTCCCCCAGCCCGAACCCCTCACCGATGAGGAACTCATGGAACTGCTCGGGTTCGACGACGAGGACGACAAACAGCCCATCGAGGCCGCCGGATGCGATACCGACTCCTGCGAGCCGGCAGATTCCACGATCTCTGCTCCTGCCGAAGAGGCTATTCCGTACGAGGACCTATCAGTGGAGTCGCTCATCGACGGCCTCGGCGGTGACGATGCCGAGGCCCGCGACCGTGCCGCCAGCGCCATTGCAGAGCGCGGAACCGACGCCGTGCCCCCCCTGATAGAAGCCCTCGCCCTTGCGGACGACGGGAAACGGTGGTGCGTCGCCGAAACCCTCGCCGCAATAGGGGAAGATTCAATCCCCGCGCTGATTGCCGCGCTCGGGGATAGCGAGGCACAGGCCGGAGCGGCTGCAACGCTTGTACGTATCGGCGGCCCGGCCGTGTCGCCGCTCATTGCGGTGCTTGCCGGCGGTGACGGCGAGGTACAGTTCGGCGCCCGCTATGCGCTCCGAGAGATCGGCGACGAGGCGGTCCCTCTCCTCGTCGAGGCTCTTGATGCGCCCGACGGAGGGATCCGGAGTTCTGCCGCAGAGATCCTCCGAGAACTTGAATGGAGGCCGCCCAATGACGCTGCGGCGATCCGGTACCTCATTGCCAGCGAGGCGTGGCTTGATGTAGCGGAGTACGGTGAGGCCGCGATCAATCCCCTCATCAGCATCCTGAGGTCTCCAGATAAGGAGGCATGGTGGAATGCCGCCCGGACCCTCGGGGAGATCGGTGAGCCGGCAGTCGACCCGTTGGTCGACCTGCTGCACAGAGCAGACGGCAAGGTCCGATCGCTCACAGCAATGGCGCTCGCGGAGATTGGACTCCCTGCGGCCGACCCGCTCATCGGGGTGCTCTCAGAGCCGTCTCTCCGGGGCACGGCGGCGGCAGCCTTGGTAAAGATTGGGGAGCCGGCAGCTGAAGCATGTATCCAGGCCCTGTACAAGACCGATGGGGATGCGCAGGAAGCGCTCCGAGAGGTCCTCTCCGCACTTGGGGAAGCGGCGGTCCCGCCCCTGATCCAGGCTCTGACGGCTGACCGATCCAAGGTCCGCAGTTGTGTTGCTGATATCCTAGATGAGATGGGCTGGGAACCATGGGGCGATGCCGAGCGGGCTTGGTATCTGATTGCTCGGGAACAGTGGATGGAACTTGCCCTGATGGGCACGCCGGCCGTCGGACCCCTGATTCGGACGCTCAACAGCGACGACGACCGAGTCCGAGGGGAGGCTGCGGAGACGCTCGGCGAGATCGGCGACCCGGCGGCGGTAGGGCCGCTCGTGGATGCCCTCGCCGACGATGCAGTCGCCCCGGCGGCGGCGGATGCGCTCGTTGCCATCGGAGAACCTGCCGTAGCCCCGACCCTTGAACTGCTTGATGGAGAGAGGGGGGCCGCACGGGAGAACGCCGTTGAGGTTCTCGGCAGGATCGGAGCGCCCGAAGCCGTCCCGGCCATAGCAGAACTTGTCAGGAGCGGCGGCGACCGCCTACATCGGAAGGCGGTGGACGCCTTGATCGGCATCGGTGCGCCTGCGATAGAGGCCCTCATCCCCCTCCTCAGTGAAGACGGGGACGGGCACGCAGGAGCAGTAGCCGCGCTCACCGGGATCGGCGACGCTGCGTGCCGAGCGCTTGTCGAAGCGCTCGGCGATGAGAATGCCCGGATTCGGATGGGGGCTGCGATGGTGCTTGAGAGGATCGGCTGGGCACCCGCAGGAGAAGAAGAGCAAGCCGCATACCTGATCGCTCTGCAGCGGTGGCCTGACATCGTAGGTCTCGGGGCCTCGGCCGTCGACTTTCTGGCGGCGCGGCTCGGCGATCCGGATGAGGGCGTGCAGGCGGGGGTAGCGGAGTCGCTCGCCCGTCTCGGGGCTCCTGCGGTTCCTCCCCTGATCCGCATGCTCGGCGAAGAGAGCCTTTGCGAGCCTGCAGCGGATACGCTGGTTCGGATCGGGGAGGCCGCCGTCGATCCCTTGGTCCGTGCTCTGAAGGAGAGAAAACTCTGCAGGGCGGCTGCCGAAGCACTGGTCCGGGTCGGGAGGCCTGCCGCCGTTGCACTCGTCCCGACACTCGGGCGCCCCGAGACCGGAGAGGTCGCGGCGGAGGTCCTGACCGCAATGGGAGAGCCTGCCGTCGAGCCGCTGGTCGAGGCGCTCGGGAACGGCGATGCTCTGGTCCGACAGAGGGCCGGAGACGTGCTTATCGGCCTCGGTGATGCGGCAGTCGGCCCACTCGTCGGGGCGCTCGGGCACCCGGACGATGCCCTCAGGCTTGGGGCGATCAATACCCTCACCCGGGCCGGCCGACCGATCGTCGACGATCTGAAAGGCGCGCTTCTGGATGAGCGTTACCGCGTACGGCTGGGCGCGGCGGAGGTCCTCGGGCGGATCGGATGGGTGCCTGAGACCGAAGGAGAGACCGTCGGTTACCTGATCGCAAAGGAACAGTGGGCTTCGATTGCAGAGATCGGCCCGGGAGCGGTCGAACCGTTGATCCGAGCGCTCGACGACCCCGACAGTGCGATCCAGATGGGTGCGGCCCGGGCGCTCGGCATGATCGGAGCGCCTGCGGTCGCGGAGTTGATCGACGCGCTCAGAGACGAACAGGACGGCGGGCAGAGAAAGGCGGTCGAGGCGCTCAAGATGGTCGGGGAGCCGGCAGTGGTGCCGCTCATCGACGCCCTCCAAGACCGCGACTGGCATATCCGCCTCGGCGCGGCGCGGGCGCTTGTTGCTATCGGAGACGCCGCCGTCGAGCCGCTGGTCCGGGCCCTCCGCAGCGGTCCCCCGGCGATCCAGATGGGCGTGGCCGCTGCGCTCGGAAAGATAGGGAGTCCGGCCGCCGTCGAGCCGCTCGTGGACACGCTCCTGCATGAGGACTGGCGCGTGGGGCGGGTTGTGGTGCGGGCGCTCGGCATGATGGGCGAAGCGGCGGTCGAACCGCTTCTGTGCGTCCTCAGGGAGGGAAATGATGCAGCCCGGAAGGGTGCGGTGGCGGCTCTCGTGCTGATCGGCGAGCCGGCAGAAAGGCTGCTTCCCGGTGCGCTCGCAGACGAGCATTTCCGCGCCCGCGCCGGGGCGGCGGATGCCCTCGACCGCTTGGGCTGGTCGCCGGAATCCGGGGAGGAGACGGCAATCTACCTGATCGCCAAGGAGCGATGGAGCGATCTGATCCGCATGGGTCCGCTCGCAGTCGAGCCGCTGGTGCGGGTGCTCAAAGACCGCGACGACAGCATCCGCCGCCGGGCAACAAAGATCCTCGGCGAGCTGCGCGATCCGCGTGCGGTTCTGCCGTTCATGGACCTCCTCCACGATGACTACTACAGTATCAGGCGGGAGGCCGCGGCGGCGCTCGTCACCATAGGGGCTCCTGCCATGGACCCGGTCATGTCTGCGCTCGGCGACCCGGACGGCGACGTCAGGAAACGTGCGGCGGATGTGCTGGCCGAGATCGGGGATGCCCGGGCGATCGCGGCCCTCGAGGGTATCCTCGACGACGAGGACTGGTACGTCCGGAGGTCTGCGGAGGATGCAGTGAAGCGGATCCGGGAACGAGAGAAGAGCGCGGTATAA
- a CDS encoding PIN domain-containing protein produces the protein MIDASVIIDLYNGGLLKDIINLPFAFFTPDIVLAEHTNPSPDVVLRSGISVEDLPGVLVQQATELVPLNRRLSIQDLFAFVLARHHGCLLITGDGRLRKLAKQQTMECHGILWVMEMMIEHRTLSPASADTALGIIMAKNSRLPAEECEERRRAWRKMQDNSPAANPE, from the coding sequence GTGATTGACGCCAGCGTGATCATAGACCTCTACAACGGCGGCCTCCTCAAAGATATCATCAATCTGCCGTTCGCTTTTTTTACGCCGGATATCGTGCTGGCAGAACATACGAACCCCTCTCCTGATGTGGTTCTGCGATCCGGCATCTCCGTTGAAGACCTCCCCGGCGTTCTTGTGCAACAGGCAACAGAACTTGTTCCCCTGAATCGCAGGTTATCGATACAGGATCTCTTCGCATTTGTCCTTGCGAGGCATCACGGCTGCCTGCTGATTACGGGCGATGGAAGGCTACGGAAACTTGCTAAGCAGCAGACAATGGAGTGCCATGGCATCCTCTGGGTTATGGAGATGATGATTGAGCACCGGACACTCAGCCCTGCGTCCGCCGATACCGCTCTAGGGATAATAATGGCAAAGAACTCCCGGCTCCCGGCTGAAGAGTGCGAAGAGCGGCGGAGAGCGTGGAGGAAAATGCAGGATAACTCGCCGGCCGCCAATCCGGAATAG
- a CDS encoding helix-turn-helix domain-containing protein, which produces MTIGERLKMARKMNGFNQRELASRAGVTATAISKYERGVMVPSSGVLLKLSTALGVRVEYLMRPDVHILHLTVPAFRSAGLCKKDEEMVKERAREWLERYIEVEDLFDLERQSRSSIPLGYPIRITDIREVEEVAGKLRRDWGLGDRPIESLTDLLEDKGIKVGAISAPDAFDALAFWYNGTTPAIILREGVPGDRQRFSIAHELGHLMVEPSQDLDNERVAHRFAGAFLVPEGVARVELGESRNRLDLFELHLLKHQYGLSIQAWVHRAKDLGIIPDREYRRIFDHFEAMEWRKCEPGDQIPPEEPRRMKRLVMRAYAEDVISASRASELLGKSIPEFCQIEGERHDGFPIEMCD; this is translated from the coding sequence GTGACCATCGGAGAGAGGTTGAAGATGGCCCGGAAGATGAACGGCTTCAATCAGCGGGAACTGGCCAGCAGGGCGGGCGTTACCGCCACTGCAATCTCCAAATATGAGAGAGGAGTTATGGTTCCAAGTTCCGGCGTCCTCCTCAAATTAAGCACCGCATTGGGCGTGAGAGTAGAGTACCTGATGCGTCCTGATGTGCATATCCTGCATTTGACGGTGCCGGCGTTCCGTTCTGCCGGCCTCTGTAAGAAAGACGAGGAAATGGTGAAAGAGAGGGCACGAGAATGGCTTGAACGATATATTGAGGTTGAAGACCTCTTCGACCTCGAACGACAGTCACGATCCTCCATACCTCTTGGATATCCCATACGGATCACCGATATCCGGGAGGTGGAGGAGGTCGCTGGAAAGCTTCGCCGGGATTGGGGGCTCGGCGATCGTCCGATAGAGAGTCTTACCGACTTGCTTGAGGATAAAGGAATAAAAGTAGGAGCAATCTCTGCCCCAGATGCGTTTGATGCCCTCGCATTCTGGTATAACGGTACAACGCCGGCGATCATACTCCGGGAGGGGGTGCCGGGAGACCGGCAGAGGTTCAGTATTGCCCACGAACTGGGTCACCTGATGGTTGAACCATCGCAGGATCTTGATAACGAGAGAGTTGCGCACCGGTTTGCCGGTGCGTTCCTTGTCCCGGAAGGGGTGGCCAGAGTTGAGTTGGGGGAGAGCCGGAATAGGCTGGATCTCTTCGAGTTGCACCTGTTGAAGCATCAGTATGGGTTGAGCATCCAGGCCTGGGTCCACCGGGCAAAGGACCTGGGTATCATCCCGGACAGAGAGTACCGCAGAATATTCGATCACTTCGAGGCGATGGAATGGCGCAAATGCGAGCCGGGAGATCAGATCCCTCCTGAGGAGCCGAGGAGGATGAAACGTCTTGTGATGAGAGCGTATGCGGAGGATGTGATCTCGGCGTCCCGTGCATCGGAACTCCTTGGGAAGAGCATTCCTGAATTCTGTCAGATCGAAGGAGAACGGCATGATGGGTTCCCGATCGAGATGTGTGATTGA
- a CDS encoding regulator of amino acid metabolism, contains ACT domain protein, producing MWADISREFADSPSQARVVRFLLENGFGINEEGRIVCNGIEIPATHIGRAIETDRRVVDATARRILGNPELREVFIRMRASPDLSRVAEALGLSVITLLPKDAQQKGIVGAAVKVLVDHDLSIRQIFVTDPYLAEEPKLVMIVDESRVPASVYEDLRALPQVKQLII from the coding sequence ATGTGGGCTGATATCTCACGAGAGTTCGCCGATTCACCATCCCAGGCGCGGGTAGTGCGCTTCTTGCTGGAGAACGGGTTCGGCATCAACGAGGAGGGGCGCATCGTCTGCAACGGCATCGAGATCCCCGCCACGCACATCGGCAGGGCGATCGAGACCGACCGGAGAGTCGTAGACGCCACAGCCCGCCGCATTCTCGGAAACCCGGAGTTGCGAGAGGTCTTCATCCGGATGCGCGCGTCCCCCGACCTCTCCCGGGTCGCAGAGGCCCTCGGCCTCTCGGTCATAACGCTGCTCCCGAAAGACGCACAGCAGAAGGGAATCGTCGGTGCGGCGGTCAAAGTCCTCGTCGATCACGACCTCTCCATCCGCCAGATCTTCGTCACCGACCCCTACCTCGCAGAAGAGCCGAAATTGGTGATGATCGTGGACGAATCGCGGGTCCCGGCGTCCGTCTACGAAGACCTGCGCGCCCTCCCGCAGGTAAAACAGTTGATTATCTGA
- a CDS encoding HDIG domain-containing metalloprotein produces the protein MRESDYIGLLRGAGCSEGVIAHCRVVRDLALMYASDPLVDRDLVEAGALLHDIGRGVTHDLRHAEVGGTICRSLGLDEAIASIVERHIGAGLTADECSLLGLVPRDCMPRTPEEKIVAHADNLVKGTRIIAMEERLQRTIALPKRQRKRIYRLGLDMELLR, from the coding sequence GTGCGTGAGTCGGATTACATCGGCCTCCTCAGGGGCGCCGGGTGTTCCGAGGGGGTCATCGCGCATTGCAGGGTGGTGCGCGACCTCGCGCTCATGTACGCCTCCGATCCCCTTGTAGACCGTGACCTGGTGGAGGCCGGCGCTCTCCTCCACGATATCGGCAGGGGAGTGACGCACGACCTTCGCCACGCTGAAGTAGGCGGCACGATATGCCGCTCGCTCGGCCTCGACGAAGCGATCGCCTCCATCGTCGAGCGGCACATCGGCGCCGGGCTGACGGCAGACGAGTGCTCGCTTCTCGGTCTCGTGCCGCGCGATTGCATGCCCCGGACGCCCGAAGAGAAGATTGTCGCCCATGCGGACAACCTGGTGAAGGGGACCCGGATCATCGCCATGGAGGAGCGATTGCAGCGCACAATCGCCCTCCCGAAGCGGCAGAGGAAGCGGATCTACCGGCTCGGGCTTGATATGGAACTTCTCAGATAA
- a CDS encoding transcription factor, with the protein MVSVTELLNDPAIEAYLLRMIGEEGIELLKRFPDGGEHSDEELAEKTEINLNTVRHTLYTLYEKRLAEYRRLKNTETGWLTYLWHLRLDRLHEVIEEDIRDVLEHLDARLNYEEKNDFYICKNCGVIYTFTDAANWNFECPNCEEMLEHFDNELIATALRRRVDKIKESLGSA; encoded by the coding sequence ATGGTATCCGTCACTGAATTGTTAAACGATCCGGCGATCGAAGCCTACCTGCTGCGCATGATCGGGGAGGAAGGAATCGAACTTCTCAAGCGGTTCCCTGATGGGGGGGAGCACAGCGACGAAGAACTCGCCGAGAAGACCGAGATCAATCTCAATACCGTCCGCCACACGCTGTATACGCTCTACGAAAAACGCCTCGCCGAGTACCGGCGGCTGAAGAACACCGAGACCGGCTGGCTCACCTACCTCTGGCACCTCCGCCTGGACCGCCTCCATGAGGTGATCGAGGAGGACATCAGGGACGTGCTCGAACACCTCGATGCGCGACTGAATTACGAGGAGAAGAACGACTTCTATATCTGTAAGAACTGCGGCGTCATCTACACCTTCACGGACGCGGCGAACTGGAACTTCGAGTGCCCGAACTGTGAGGAGATGCTTGAGCACTTCGACAACGAGCTCATTGCCACCGCCCTCCGGAGAAGGGTCGACAAGATCAAGGAGAGCCTCGGGAGTGCGTGA
- a CDS encoding ATP-grasp domain-containing protein produces the protein MKGRVLVAGFATRHVAQSARRAGYTVYAVDHFCDQDLTWCTEDCATFGDLAELPEKIAELAARHPVDALVVTSGAEAVGTAIPLCGTPPRKVERFLDKLEIQRFFEGLDVPVPPLAGSDHYPVMVKPRRGAGGWRNAVARTEEELRRWEETWPDVPYVAQALVDGIPSSVSCVADGRRARAVAVNRQILRGNGESAHGFAGSVTPFSHPLAGEMIACAERIAAASGCVGSVGIDFMAGEKPWAIEINPRFQATLDTVELATGESVFAMHMDACRGVLPAARPAARRVAVRRILFAERDMRLDADLSVLAPRIADIPWPGTEFEEGHALVSVYGCAETEAGAYADLERTVEAVRRLVGE, from the coding sequence GTGAAAGGCCGGGTGCTGGTTGCCGGGTTCGCCACGCGGCATGTGGCGCAGTCGGCCCGCCGTGCCGGCTACACGGTCTACGCCGTCGACCATTTCTGCGACCAGGACCTCACTTGGTGCACGGAAGACTGTGCTACGTTCGGCGACCTCGCCGAGCTCCCGGAGAAGATCGCCGAACTCGCCGCCCGCCACCCGGTGGACGCGCTGGTCGTCACCTCGGGCGCCGAGGCCGTCGGGACGGCGATCCCGCTCTGCGGCACCCCGCCCCGGAAGGTGGAGCGGTTCCTCGACAAACTGGAGATCCAGCGGTTCTTCGAGGGGCTGGACGTGCCGGTCCCGCCGCTCGCCGGAAGCGATCACTACCCGGTGATGGTCAAGCCGCGCCGGGGAGCAGGGGGATGGCGCAACGCAGTTGCGAGAACCGAGGAGGAACTCCGCCGGTGGGAGGAGACCTGGCCGGACGTGCCCTACGTCGCTCAGGCTCTCGTCGACGGGATCCCCTCAAGCGTCTCCTGCGTCGCGGACGGGCGGCGTGCGCGGGCCGTCGCGGTCAACCGGCAGATCCTGCGGGGGAACGGCGAGAGCGCGCACGGGTTTGCCGGGTCGGTCACCCCGTTCTCCCACCCGCTTGCCGGAGAGATGATCGCATGCGCGGAGCGGATCGCGGCGGCGAGCGGGTGCGTGGGTTCCGTCGGGATCGACTTCATGGCAGGGGAGAAACCCTGGGCGATCGAGATCAACCCTCGGTTCCAAGCCACTCTCGATACGGTGGAGCTCGCGACCGGAGAGAGCGTCTTTGCGATGCACATGGACGCCTGCCGCGGCGTTCTCCCGGCGGCGAGGCCTGCGGCTCGAAGGGTCGCGGTCCGACGGATCCTCTTTGCGGAGCGGGACATGCGGCTCGACGCGGACCTCTCGGTGCTTGCGCCCCGGATCGCCGATATTCCCTGGCCCGGCACCGAGTTCGAGGAGGGCCACGCCCTCGTGAGCGTCTACGGGTGCGCGGAGACCGAGGCGGGGGCGTACGCTGACTTGGAGAGAACCGTCGAGGCTGTCCGGAGATTGGTTGGGGAGTAA